In a single window of the Populus alba chromosome 16, ASM523922v2, whole genome shotgun sequence genome:
- the LOC118049739 gene encoding uncharacterized protein, translating to MPFASSSSLIKRRPLLRHANSSGSSCCSGRFGEIAGGTTAECAAICCCCPCALVNLLVLTIYKIPAGICRRALKRKQRKKLIKKGLFPPRGRGYGCGSCDDPELHVHPMACVEDSLREFDGERAVKKEEAMVRLEKEMWETFYGTGFWRSPSQRELPAKRSISSPGETPNARL from the coding sequence ATGCCATTCGCATCTTCTTCATCATTGATAAAGCGCCGGCCCCTTTTAAGACACGCCAACTCCTCGGGTTCCTCCTGCTGCAGCGGGCGTTTTGGTGAGATAGCGGGAGGGACAACAGCAGAGTGTGCAGcgatttgttgttgttgtccaTGTGCATTAGTTAACCTTTTGGTTCTCACTATCTACAAGATTCCTGCCGGAATATGTCGACGTgctttgaaaagaaaacaacggAAAAAACTGATCAAGAAAGGCCTTTTTCCCCCGCGAGGGAGGGGTTATGGCTGTGGATCATGCGATGATCCGGAATTACATGTTCATCCAATGGCTTGTGTTGAGGATTCATTGCGAGAGTTCGACGGTGAGAGGGCTGTGAAGAAGGAGGAAGCTATGGTGAGGTTGGAGAAGGAGATGTGGGAGACCTTCTACGGTACTGGGTTCTGGAGAAGTCCTTCACAAAGAGAATTACCAGCTAAGAGGAGCATTAGTTCTCCAGGAGAGACACCTAACGCTAGACTCTAA
- the LOC118049721 gene encoding E3 ubiquitin-protein ligase RHF2A → MEVLEMDEAKKPEVHMTSAAAFVEGGIQDSCDDACSICLEEFCESDPSTVTNCKHEFHLQCILEWCQRSSECPMCLQSISLKDPSSQELFEGVERERKIRAAPSRNATIFHHPTLGDFELQHLPVGVSDSELEERIIQHLAAAAAMGRTRHFGRREGQRNRASSHGRPHFLVFSTHPGAQPSGHVSSSLTQLDGENEPAPVSVASPSTPLTSVGDEPPQQALQSPSVLTDQSSSASGSTAMPANNQGVSFNNRSASSQSSPPNQDRAGPSEFQSFSESLKSRLNAVSMRYKESISRSTRGWKERLFSRNSSMSDISSDVRREVNAGIATVSRMMERLETGDNGGDNQVSVSNHLTDRSNVERSNQNNAETHMESPLNEGSTPAACAASSPAACAASSAST, encoded by the exons ATGgag GTTCTGGAGATGGATGAAGCAAAGAAACCTGAAGTTCATATGACATCAGCTGCGGCATTTGTGGAGGGGGGAATCCAGGACTCATGTGATGATGCTTGCAGCATTTGCCTCGAAGAGTTTTGTGAAAGTGATCCCTCAACG GTGACTAATTGCAAGCATGAGTTCCATCTTCAGTGCATCCTTGAATG GTGTCAGAGAAGCTCTGAGTGTCCCATGTGTTTGCAATCCATTAGTCTTAAAGATCCCAGCAG TCAAGAATTGTTTGAGGGTGTAGAACGGGAGAGGAAAATCAGGGCTGCTCCTTCAAGAAATGCTACTATTTTCCATCATCCTACACTTGGGGATTTCGAGTTGCAGCAT CTACCAGTTGGTGTAAGTGATTCTGAACTTGAGGAGCGTATAATCCAGCAcctggctgctgctgctgctatggGAAGGACCCGCCACTTTGGTAGGAGGGAAGGGCAGAGAAACAGGGCATCTTCCCATGGCCGTCCACACTTCTTGGTATTTTCTACTCATCCTGGTGCACAGCCTTCTGGTCATGTTTCTTCCTCTTTGACTCAGCTAGACGGGGAAAATGAACCAGCTCCAGTCTCTGTAGCTAGTCCATCCACACCGCTCACTTCTGTTGGGGATGAACCACCACAACAAGCCTTACAATCCCCTTCTGTTTTAACTGATCAAAGTTCCTCTGCATCTGGATCCACAGCGATGCCTGCAAATAATCAAGGAGTTTCCTTTAATAATAG GAGCGCTTCTAGCCAGTCTTCACCGCCAAATCAAGATAGAGCCGGACCATCAGAATTCCAGTCATTTTCAGAGTCTCTAAAATCTAGGCTTAATGCAGTTTCAATGAG GTACAAAGAGTCAATTTCAAGAAGTACAAGAGGGTGGAAGGAGAGGCTGTTTTCtcgtaacagttcaatgtctgaTATCAGCTCTGATGTTCGAAGAGAAGTGAATGCAGGAATTGCAACTGTATCTCGTATGATGGAGCGCCTTGAAACTGGAGATAACGGTGGAGACAACCAAGTTTCTGTGTCAAATCATTTGACTGATCGCTCCAATGTGGAGAGGAGCAACCAGAATAATGCCGAGACTCACATGGAGAGCCCATTAAATGAAGGAAGTACACCAGCTGCTTGTGCTGCAAGTTCACCAGCTGCTTGTGCTGCAAGTTCAGCATCTACTTAA
- the LOC118049710 gene encoding fasciclin-like arabinogalactan protein 17, whose protein sequence is MDSHIYGVSEKTLFLFTLLCFSVASISALPHQNRTGNSTVTGQMINSNSVLVALLDSHYTELAELVEKALLLQTLEEAVGKHNITIFAPKNEALERQLDPEFKRFLLEPGNLKSLQTLLLFHIIPQRVGSNDWPGHKANPTRHTTLCNDHLHLITKNSGKKLVGAAVLTRPDDVTRPDGVIHGIERLLVPQSVQEDFNRRRNLRSISAVLPEGAPEVDPRTHRLKKPEPPVRAGSPPVLPVYDAMSPGPSLAPAPAPGPGGPHHHFDGESQVKDFIQTLLHYGGYNEMADILVNLTSLATEMGRLVSEGYVLTVLAPNDEAMAKLTTDQLSEPGAPEQIIYYHIIPEYQTEESMYNAVRRFGKIGYDTLRLPHKVVAQEADGSVKFGSGDGSAYLFDPDIYTDGRISVQGIDGVLFPEVEKESTSVKKSVSSVKVSTTTPRRGRLMEVACRMLGSLGQDSHFTTCQ, encoded by the exons ATGGATTCTCACATCTATGGTGTCTCCGAGAAAACCCTTTTTCTCTTtactcttctttgtttttccgtTGCCTCCATTTCTGCATTGCCTCATCAGAATAGAACTGGCAATAGTACGGTTACGGGTCAGATGATAAACTCCAACTCGGTTCTTGTTGCCCTCCTTGACTCGCATTACACTGAGTTAGCTGAGCTCGTTGAGAAGGCTCTCCTTCTGCAAACCCTTGAAGAAGCTGTTGGCAAACACAACATCACCATCTTCGCACCAAAAAATGAAGCTTTAGAGCGTCAGCTTGACCCCGAATTCAAACGGTTTTTACTTGAACCCGGTAATCTCAAATCTCTCCAAACCCTCTTGTTGTTCCACATTATCCCCCAACGGGTCGGATCCAATGACTGGCCGGGTCATAAAGCAAACCCCACCAGGCACACCACTCTCTGCAACGACCATCTGCACTTAATCACCAAGAATTCAGGCAAAAAGCTTGTCGGAGCCGCCGTGTTGACCCGACCGGATGATGTGACCCGTCCCGATGGAGTAATCCACGGTATTGAACGCCTCCTAGTTCCACAATCAGTACAGGAAGACTTCAACAGGAGAAGAAATCTGAGATCCATATCAGCTGTTTTGCCAGAAGGAGCACCGGAAGTTGACCCCAGAACCCATAGATTGAAAAAACCCGAACCACCAGTTCGGGCCGGGTCACCACCGGTTTTGCCCGTTTATGATGCCATGTCTCCTGGACCATCTCTGGCTCCCGCCCCAGCTCCAGGACCCGGCGGACCTCACCACCATTTCGATGGAGAAAGCCAAGTCAAAGACTTCATACAGACGTTACTACACTATGGTGGCTACAATGAGATGGCTGATATTTTAGTGAACTTAACCTCATTAGCCACTGAAATGGGCAGGTTGGTTTCTGAAGGTTATGTGCTTACAGTTTTGGCACCGAATGACGAGGCCATGGCTAAGCTAACAACAGACCAGTTGAGCGAGCCAGGGGCACCAGAGCAGATCATCTATTACCACATAATTCCTGAGTACCAAACTGAAGAGAGCATGTATAATGCTGTTAGGAGGTTTGGGAAAATAGGGTATGATACACTGAGGTTGCCACATAAAGTTGTGGCTCAAGAAGCTGACGGGTCGGTTAAGTTCGGTTCGGGTGATGGGTCGGCCTATTTGTTTGACCCGGATATCTATACAGATGGGAGGATTTCAGTTCAAGGGATTGATGGGGTTTTGTTTCCTGAAGTTGAGAAAGAAAGTACTTCTGTTAAGAAATCCGTCAGCTCTGTTAAGGTTTCCACTACCACGCCAAGAAGAG GGAGGTTAATGGAAGTAGCTTGTAGAATGCTCGGAAGTCTTGGGCAGGATTCGCATTTCACCACATGCCAATGA